Proteins encoded by one window of Xanthomonas sp. DAR 80977:
- a CDS encoding TrbG/VirB9 family P-type conjugative transfer protein, producing the protein MSFMTKNGSAQIALLALALVAPLASAQVVQQYEYEADKIYQVRTGLGITTQVELSPNEKILDYSTGFTSGWELSRRENVFYLKPKNVDVDTNMMIRTATHSYILELKVVATDWQRLEQAKQAGVQYKVTFVYPKDTSFAAASEEVKDESQIDTRLSKDRHYYFDYDYSTRSKQTWIVPNSVYDDGKFTYIKMDLTRFPTGNFPAVFAREKENDEDFLVNTTVEGNTLIVHGTYPFLVVRHGKNVVGLRRNKQK; encoded by the coding sequence ATGAGTTTCATGACTAAAAACGGCTCGGCGCAGATTGCGCTGCTTGCCCTGGCTTTGGTTGCGCCGCTCGCGTCCGCTCAGGTTGTCCAGCAATACGAGTATGAAGCGGACAAGATCTACCAGGTGCGTACCGGCCTCGGCATCACGACCCAGGTGGAGTTGAGCCCGAACGAGAAGATCCTCGACTACAGCACCGGTTTCACCAGCGGTTGGGAATTGAGCCGTCGCGAAAACGTCTTCTATTTGAAGCCGAAGAACGTCGACGTCGATACCAACATGATGATTCGCACCGCGACCCATTCCTATATTCTGGAATTGAAGGTCGTGGCGACGGATTGGCAGCGACTGGAGCAGGCCAAGCAGGCCGGCGTCCAGTACAAGGTGACCTTCGTCTACCCGAAGGACACCAGTTTCGCCGCTGCCAGCGAAGAGGTGAAGGACGAGTCGCAGATCGATACCAGGCTGTCCAAGGACAGGCACTATTACTTCGACTACGACTATTCGACGCGCTCGAAGCAGACGTGGATCGTGCCCAATAGCGTGTACGATGACGGCAAGTTCACCTATATCAAAATGGATCTCACCAGATTCCCCACCGGCAATTTCCCGGCCGTGTTCGCGCGCGAGAAGGAAAACGATGAGGACTTCCTGGTCAACACGACGGTCGAGGGCAACACGCTCATCGTCCACGGGACCTATCCTTTCCTGGTTGTCCGCCACGGCAAGAATGTTGTCGGCTTGCGTAGGAATAAGCAAAAGTGA
- a CDS encoding type IV pilin protein, whose amino-acid sequence MRSRRRFSRQRGFSLIELMITVGIIAILASIAVASYNWAMIKARRSAAAGCVQEAAQYMERFHTTNMSYVNADSSAPTLPACSADVTNFYTVSLASSNATSFTITAVPIAGKSQARDGECATLQINQLGTRSVTGSSSATPEKCW is encoded by the coding sequence ATGCGTAGTCGTCGTCGATTTTCAAGGCAGCGCGGTTTCAGCCTGATTGAACTCATGATCACGGTGGGGATCATCGCAATCCTTGCCAGTATCGCCGTGGCCAGCTACAACTGGGCGATGATCAAGGCGCGGCGTTCGGCCGCAGCGGGGTGCGTGCAGGAGGCCGCGCAATACATGGAGCGTTTCCACACCACGAACATGAGCTACGTGAATGCGGACAGCAGTGCTCCCACGCTCCCGGCGTGCAGTGCCGACGTGACCAACTTTTACACGGTTAGCCTGGCGTCCAGCAATGCGACAAGCTTTACCATCACCGCAGTGCCAATCGCCGGAAAGTCCCAGGCTAGAGACGGTGAGTGTGCGACGCTTCAGATCAATCAACTAGGCACCCGCTCGGTTACTGGCAGTTCGTCCGCCACTCCGGAAAAGTGCTGGTGA
- a CDS encoding virB8 family protein has product MFGKKPVESESVNKAVAKAVNYEVSIADLARRSERRAWWVAFGAIVMCLLLGGGYYYMLPLKEKVPYLVMADAYSGTSTISKLQNTADITNITASEALARSNVSRFITARESYDFAMMGLRDWKTVFAMSDAPVASEYKALHAANNPSAPYFTYGKVRAIRVNILSITLLGGGGKPYTGANVRFQRSIYEKSSGQTTLLDNKFAIMGFRYNSNLAMEDDLRIENPLGFQVTDYRVDADYAATPAPPPASFQAPAPVAPTQPVNQQLMPGQVPGQLPGQPMPQQAAPGFNGAAPVQQQAPVMNAAGVPVYPGTQPAPVAPAPNAAPQNNGNGANVR; this is encoded by the coding sequence ATGTTCGGTAAAAAACCAGTTGAGAGCGAAAGCGTCAACAAGGCGGTTGCAAAGGCTGTCAACTACGAGGTCAGCATCGCTGATCTGGCGCGGCGCAGCGAGCGCCGTGCGTGGTGGGTCGCGTTCGGCGCGATCGTCATGTGCCTGCTGCTGGGCGGCGGCTATTACTACATGCTGCCGTTGAAGGAGAAGGTGCCGTATCTGGTGATGGCAGATGCGTATTCTGGTACTTCAACGATCTCCAAGCTGCAGAATACGGCTGATATCACCAATATCACCGCCAGCGAAGCGCTGGCCAGGAGCAACGTCTCCCGTTTCATCACCGCGCGCGAGTCTTACGATTTCGCGATGATGGGCCTGAGGGATTGGAAGACGGTCTTCGCGATGTCTGACGCTCCTGTCGCCAGCGAATACAAGGCCTTGCACGCTGCGAACAATCCATCCGCTCCGTACTTCACTTACGGCAAGGTCAGGGCGATTCGCGTCAATATCTTGAGCATTACCCTGCTCGGTGGCGGCGGAAAGCCCTATACCGGCGCCAATGTCCGTTTCCAGCGCAGCATCTACGAAAAGAGCTCGGGCCAGACGACGCTGCTCGACAACAAGTTCGCGATCATGGGTTTCCGCTACAACAGCAACCTGGCCATGGAGGACGATCTGCGGATCGAAAATCCGCTCGGGTTCCAGGTGACCGACTATCGCGTGGATGCGGATTACGCCGCTACCCCGGCGCCGCCACCGGCGTCCTTCCAGGCGCCGGCGCCGGTCGCGCCGACACAGCCAGTCAATCAGCAGTTGATGCCTGGTCAAGTGCCCGGCCAATTGCCAGGTCAGCCGATGCCGCAGCAGGCAGCGCCCGGTTTCAATGGAGCGGCGCCCGTTCAACAGCAGGCGCCGGTGATGAACGCTGCGGGCGTGCCCGTCTACCCAGGCACGCAACCCGCTCCGGTGGCGCCCGCGCCGAACGCTGCACCTCAGAACAATGGCAATGGAGCGAACGTTAGATGA
- a CDS encoding pilus assembly protein, producing MSQFHDDRLRKRGFLPRLNAFAAAFACTMLALPASAGIVVPSYPLQSGGRIAPNVLFILDDSGSMESTYMPDAVPQTTDSNNNNNISNSTYTRNTIYYNPAVDYEPWVDATGASMTGGMDYASVYNDTHNLATPINLYDNTRSFYVPKNLSDTSEAYLANTANYYRYQIRTDGVIIRSELLFNVANQQGLANRGCSNSNNGWQWKNCIQQTPTGRSEAAERTNFATWWSYSRTRMKVAKGSAGHAFADLGTNVRVGFRTIWKRENAGNAITQAVPIPVSRNDGLFDNPNGVNGSDNNRSLWYDRLYAAYGNDGTPLHAALSDAGIYFSSNSASGPYGPQSGAAQLACRQNFTILTTDGYWNGKGVYTPLNEQDNVAGNTISGPTGNTYTYTPARPYASADSDTLADVAMHYWKTDLRTDLANSVPTNSADPAFWQHMTTFAISIGAKGTLDPATDLPAITSGAKNWPTPINNTIFNVDDLWHAAVNGRGSFIVASNPKEFTQGLKSALGSIVERTGTAGNLAANSSSLTSSTHVYQASFVSGTWTGALKAIPVTSTGVDATNPSWVGSLPSTGRNIRTWNGTTGAAFPTSAQQTALARTATSTAAAVTGANNAAYIAGTQDLELNRPNGYLRTRSTLIGDIVNSSPAYDSVSGTIFVGSNDGMMHAFNADTGVERFAYVPGGLNFTDLATLSAPDYDHRFFVDGPISLSRKDQLSNQTTLVGTLGRGGKGIYALDVTNPDGFSNNNVLWEKVGDNQASTTSDNNMGLNLGAPVIAKLNNGELGVIVANGPNSTNERAVLFVYRLSDGALLSEIDTGVGSSSSPNGLFAPAVRDVDGNGTIDYVYAGDMQGNLWRFNLSAATSSSWNAAGNRLRMFTATNSAGTAQPITSAPAIARDPATFSLWIFFGTGRFLTTDDVTNTTVQTVYGIKDSTTTVAKADLQRRKFAASGVVNNQSVRVMEANSALGAGKKGWYLDLIDPPVADPAPATANGERVYTGVNVISGVLTFTSNIPDDDPCLPGGKGQDNAIDAFTGSSLSQSFFDLDQDGSYADETLTVNGVTIPVASVALGGLGSASNYFTGGAGGSGGLACLNINDGSAVCKKIREIRKVGRVQWREAIQE from the coding sequence ATGAGCCAGTTCCACGACGATCGTCTGCGCAAGCGCGGCTTCTTGCCCCGTCTCAATGCCTTCGCAGCGGCCTTTGCCTGCACCATGCTCGCGCTGCCGGCCAGCGCCGGTATCGTGGTGCCGAGCTATCCGCTGCAGTCGGGCGGTCGCATCGCACCCAACGTGCTGTTCATCCTGGACGACTCCGGGTCCATGGAAAGCACCTACATGCCGGATGCGGTGCCGCAGACCACCGACAGCAACAACAACAACAACATCAGCAACAGCACCTACACGCGCAATACCATCTACTACAATCCAGCGGTGGATTACGAGCCGTGGGTGGATGCAACCGGCGCATCGATGACGGGCGGGATGGATTATGCGAGCGTCTACAACGACACGCACAATCTGGCGACCCCGATCAACCTTTACGACAATACGCGGTCGTTTTACGTTCCGAAGAATCTGAGCGACACGTCGGAGGCCTATCTGGCGAACACGGCCAACTACTATCGTTATCAGATCAGGACCGATGGCGTCATCATCCGCAGCGAGTTGCTGTTCAACGTCGCGAACCAGCAGGGACTCGCCAACCGGGGGTGCAGCAACAGCAACAACGGCTGGCAGTGGAAGAACTGCATCCAGCAGACGCCGACCGGCCGAAGCGAAGCGGCGGAGCGCACCAACTTCGCGACCTGGTGGTCCTACAGCCGTACGCGCATGAAGGTGGCCAAGGGGAGCGCGGGGCATGCGTTCGCCGATCTGGGCACCAATGTGCGTGTCGGCTTCCGCACCATCTGGAAGAGGGAGAATGCAGGCAATGCGATCACGCAGGCGGTTCCCATTCCTGTGAGCAGGAACGATGGCCTGTTCGACAATCCCAATGGCGTGAACGGCAGCGACAACAATCGCTCGCTTTGGTACGACCGGTTGTACGCTGCGTATGGAAACGACGGTACGCCGTTGCACGCTGCGCTCAGTGATGCGGGCATTTACTTCAGCAGCAACTCCGCATCTGGCCCGTACGGTCCGCAATCCGGCGCTGCCCAACTTGCCTGCCGGCAGAACTTCACCATTCTGACGACGGACGGCTACTGGAACGGAAAGGGTGTGTACACGCCTCTCAACGAGCAGGACAACGTTGCGGGCAATACCATCTCCGGACCGACCGGCAATACGTATACCTATACACCGGCACGGCCTTATGCCAGTGCCGATTCGGATACGCTTGCCGACGTGGCGATGCACTATTGGAAGACGGACCTGCGAACCGATCTGGCCAACTCCGTGCCCACCAATTCCGCGGATCCCGCGTTTTGGCAGCACATGACGACATTCGCGATCTCCATCGGCGCGAAGGGCACGTTGGACCCGGCAACGGATCTGCCGGCGATCACGTCGGGTGCGAAGAACTGGCCGACCCCGATCAACAATACGATCTTCAATGTCGACGATCTGTGGCATGCGGCCGTCAATGGTCGCGGTAGCTTCATCGTGGCCAGCAACCCCAAGGAATTCACCCAAGGCCTTAAGTCGGCGCTCGGATCGATCGTGGAGCGCACCGGTACCGCCGGCAATCTTGCCGCCAACTCCAGCAGCCTCACCAGCAGCACGCACGTCTACCAGGCCAGTTTCGTGTCGGGGACATGGACGGGTGCGCTGAAGGCGATTCCGGTCACCAGCACCGGTGTGGATGCGACCAATCCCAGCTGGGTAGGGAGCCTCCCGAGCACGGGCCGCAATATCCGCACGTGGAACGGCACGACCGGTGCGGCCTTTCCCACCTCCGCGCAGCAGACGGCATTGGCGCGTACGGCGACATCGACCGCTGCCGCGGTGACGGGGGCCAACAATGCGGCCTACATCGCCGGAACCCAGGACCTCGAGCTGAACCGACCCAACGGCTATCTGCGTACCCGCAGCACCTTGATCGGCGACATCGTCAACTCCTCTCCGGCCTACGACAGCGTCAGTGGGACGATCTTCGTGGGTTCCAACGACGGCATGATGCATGCGTTCAATGCTGACACCGGCGTCGAACGCTTCGCCTATGTGCCAGGCGGCCTCAACTTTACCGACCTGGCCACCCTCAGTGCGCCGGACTACGACCATCGTTTCTTCGTGGATGGTCCGATCAGCCTTTCCCGCAAAGACCAATTGAGCAACCAGACCACCCTGGTGGGCACGCTCGGACGCGGCGGCAAGGGGATCTATGCACTGGACGTCACCAATCCCGACGGTTTTTCCAACAACAATGTGCTCTGGGAAAAAGTGGGCGACAACCAGGCGTCCACCACGTCCGACAACAACATGGGCCTGAATCTCGGCGCTCCGGTCATCGCCAAGCTCAACAATGGCGAGCTCGGCGTGATCGTGGCCAATGGCCCCAACAGCACCAACGAGCGCGCCGTTCTGTTCGTGTACCGGCTCAGCGATGGTGCGCTGCTCTCGGAAATCGATACGGGCGTCGGCTCTTCCTCGTCTCCGAATGGCCTGTTCGCGCCGGCCGTGCGCGACGTCGACGGCAACGGCACCATCGACTACGTCTACGCTGGCGACATGCAGGGAAACCTCTGGCGCTTCAATCTTTCCGCCGCGACCTCCTCCAGCTGGAACGCCGCGGGCAACCGCCTGCGCATGTTCACCGCGACCAACTCTGCCGGTACCGCGCAACCCATCACGTCGGCGCCGGCGATCGCGCGTGACCCGGCGACCTTCTCTCTGTGGATCTTCTTCGGTACCGGCCGGTTCCTGACCACCGACGACGTGACCAACACGACGGTGCAGACCGTCTATGGCATCAAGGATTCCACGACCACCGTCGCCAAGGCCGACCTGCAGCGCCGGAAGTTCGCGGCCAGCGGCGTGGTCAACAATCAGAGCGTACGTGTCATGGAGGCCAACAGTGCGCTGGGAGCCGGCAAGAAAGGCTGGTATCTGGACTTGATCGATCCGCCGGTGGCCGATCCTGCGCCTGCGACCGCCAACGGCGAGCGTGTCTATACTGGCGTGAATGTCATTTCCGGCGTCCTTACCTTCACCAGCAACATCCCCGACGACGACCCTTGCCTGCCTGGCGGCAAGGGTCAGGACAACGCCATCGATGCGTTCACCGGTTCCAGCCTCAGCCAGTCGTTCTTCGATCTGGACCAGGATGGATCGTATGCCGACGAAACGCTGACGGTGAATGGCGTGACGATTCCTGTCGCGTCGGTCGCCTTGGGTGGCTTGGGTAGCGCGAGCAATTACTTCACCGGCGGTGCGGGCGGTAGCGGAGGCCTGGCGTGCCTCAACATCAACGATGGCAGTGCGGTCTGCAAGAAGATCCGCGAGATTCGCAAGGTGGGGCGTGTGCAGTGGAGGGAGGCAATCCAGGAATGA
- the uvrB gene encoding excinuclease ABC subunit UvrB codes for MSDRFQLVSPYSPAGDQPQAIEKLVAGFEAGLAKQTLLGVTGSGKTYTIANVVEAIQKPTLVMAPNKTLAAQLYGEFKAFFPNNAVEYFVSYYDYYQPEAYVPSSDTFIEKDSSINEHIEQMRLAATKTLLSRRDALVVATVSAIYGLGAPEDYLSLRLILSIGEHIDQRQLIKHLTDLQYTRNEYELHRGTFRVRGEVIDVFPAESDSEALRIELFDGDVEQLTLFDPLTGETLRKLQRYTVYPKTHYATTRERTLSAVDTIKLELKERLEQLYAQNKLVEAQRLAQRTQFDLEMMAEVGYCNGIENYSRHLTGKAAGEPPPTLFDYLPADALLVVDESHVTVPQIGAMYKGDRSRKETLVEFGFRLPSALDNRPLRFEEWEARSPRSIYVSATPGPYELRESAGEITELVVRPTGLIDPEVEIRPVGTQVDDLLSEIGLRVAVGDRVLVTTLTKRMAENLTEYLGEHGVKVRYLHSDIDTVERVEIIRDLRLGKFDVLVGINLLREGLDMPEVSLVAILDADKEGFLRSTGSLIQTIGRAARNLRGKAILYADRMTRSMQAAIDETGRRREKQVEYNLEHGITPKSVARPIVDILEGARADGAVEAKSGKGKGRRVAEEPADYRMLEPAEVAARLKALEQKMYQHARDLEFEDAARVRDQIKKLRDASLVS; via the coding sequence ATGTCCGACCGTTTCCAACTCGTATCGCCGTACTCGCCGGCCGGCGACCAGCCGCAGGCGATCGAGAAGCTGGTGGCCGGCTTCGAGGCCGGCCTGGCCAAGCAGACCCTGCTCGGGGTGACCGGTTCGGGCAAGACCTACACCATCGCCAACGTGGTCGAGGCGATCCAGAAGCCGACCCTGGTGATGGCGCCGAACAAGACCCTGGCGGCGCAGCTGTACGGCGAGTTCAAGGCATTCTTCCCGAACAACGCGGTCGAGTACTTCGTCAGCTATTACGACTACTACCAGCCAGAGGCCTATGTGCCGTCCTCGGACACCTTCATCGAGAAGGACAGTTCGATCAACGAGCACATCGAGCAGATGCGCCTGGCCGCGACCAAGACCCTGCTGTCGCGGCGCGACGCGCTGGTGGTGGCCACGGTCTCGGCGATCTACGGCCTGGGCGCGCCGGAGGACTATCTGTCGCTGCGCCTGATCCTGTCGATCGGCGAGCACATCGACCAGCGCCAGCTGATCAAGCACCTGACCGACCTGCAATACACCCGCAACGAGTACGAACTGCACCGCGGCACGTTCCGCGTGCGCGGCGAAGTCATCGATGTGTTTCCTGCCGAGTCGGACAGCGAGGCGCTGCGCATCGAGCTGTTCGACGGCGACGTCGAGCAGCTGACGCTTTTCGATCCGCTGACCGGCGAGACCCTGCGCAAGCTGCAGCGCTACACGGTCTACCCGAAGACCCACTACGCCACCACCCGCGAGCGCACGCTCAGCGCGGTGGACACGATCAAGCTCGAGCTGAAGGAGCGACTGGAGCAGCTGTATGCGCAGAACAAGCTGGTGGAGGCGCAGCGGCTGGCGCAGCGTACCCAGTTCGACCTGGAGATGATGGCCGAGGTCGGCTACTGCAACGGCATCGAGAACTACTCGCGGCATCTCACCGGCAAGGCCGCGGGCGAGCCGCCGCCGACCCTGTTCGACTACCTGCCGGCCGACGCGCTGCTGGTGGTCGACGAGTCGCACGTCACCGTCCCGCAGATCGGCGCGATGTACAAGGGCGACCGCTCGCGCAAGGAGACCCTGGTGGAATTCGGGTTCCGCCTGCCGTCGGCGCTGGACAACCGGCCGCTGCGCTTCGAGGAATGGGAGGCGCGTTCGCCGCGCAGCATCTATGTGTCGGCCACGCCCGGTCCGTACGAACTGCGCGAGTCGGCCGGCGAGATCACCGAACTGGTGGTGCGCCCGACCGGATTGATCGATCCGGAGGTGGAGATCCGCCCGGTCGGCACCCAGGTCGACGACCTGCTGTCGGAGATCGGCCTGCGCGTGGCGGTGGGCGATCGCGTGCTGGTCACCACGCTGACCAAGCGCATGGCCGAGAACCTCACCGAATACCTGGGCGAGCACGGGGTCAAGGTGCGCTATCTGCACTCGGACATCGACACGGTCGAGCGCGTGGAGATCATCCGCGACCTGCGCCTGGGCAAGTTCGACGTGCTGGTGGGCATCAACCTGTTGCGCGAGGGCCTGGACATGCCCGAGGTGTCGCTGGTGGCGATCCTGGATGCGGACAAGGAGGGCTTCCTGCGCTCCACCGGTTCGCTGATCCAGACCATCGGCCGCGCCGCGCGCAACCTGCGCGGCAAGGCGATCCTGTATGCGGACCGGATGACCCGCTCGATGCAGGCGGCGATCGACGAGACCGGGCGTCGCCGCGAGAAACAGGTGGAGTACAACCTCGAGCACGGCATCACCCCGAAGTCGGTGGCACGGCCGATCGTCGACATCCTGGAGGGCGCGCGCGCCGATGGTGCGGTCGAGGCCAAGTCCGGCAAGGGCAAGGGCCGCCGGGTGGCCGAGGAGCCGGCCGACTACCGCATGCTGGAACCGGCGGAAGTCGCGGCCCGGCTCAAGGCGCTGGAGCAGAAGATGTACCAGCATGCGCGCGACCTGGAGTTCGAGGACGCGGCGCGGGTCCGCGACCAGATCAAGAAGCTGCGCGACGCCAGCCTGGTCAGCTGA
- a CDS encoding type IV secretory system conjugative DNA transfer family protein, whose product MSNRKIVAAAAVVALTAIAGYFLSGYLVLLLLKLDTRLFGLGTYYEYVHAIGLPQVAPFVGKIKWAGYLGFGLPGLLCLLTLVLMFKPRRQALHGDARFAGAGDLAKHGLFKQGGNGIVVGKFRGKLVRLSGQQFVILAAPTRSGKGVGVVIPNLLEYQESVVVLDIKQENFDLTSGWRASQGQEVFLFNPFAEDRRTHRWNPLSYVSDDPAFRVSDLMSIAAMLYPDGSDDQKFWVSQARNAFMAFALYLFENWDDERNIGFPGGLGTPTLGAIYRLSSGDGSDLKKYLKSLSERRFLSSNAKSAFSNMLSQAEETFASILGTLKEPLNAWINPVLDAATSDNDFLLTDLRKKKMTIYIGIQPNKLAESRLIINLFFSQIINLNTKELPKSNPELKYQCLLLMDEFTAIGKVDIIASAVSYMAGYNVRLLPIIQSMAQLDATYGKDVSRTIITNHALQILYAPREQQDANDYSEMLGYTTFRKQNVTRGKDVTRSVSEERRALMLPQELKAMGNDHEVFLYEGIPHPVKCDKIKYYKDRHFTARLKPKVNVPTLSL is encoded by the coding sequence TTGTCGAATCGTAAGATCGTCGCGGCTGCAGCTGTCGTCGCGCTCACTGCCATTGCCGGCTATTTCCTGTCCGGCTACCTGGTGCTGCTGCTGCTCAAGCTGGACACGCGCCTGTTCGGGCTGGGCACCTACTACGAATACGTGCATGCCATCGGCTTGCCGCAGGTCGCGCCTTTCGTCGGCAAGATCAAGTGGGCCGGCTACCTGGGCTTCGGCTTGCCCGGTCTGCTGTGCCTGCTGACGCTGGTGCTGATGTTCAAGCCGCGCAGGCAGGCCTTGCACGGCGACGCCCGTTTCGCCGGCGCCGGCGACCTGGCCAAGCACGGCCTGTTCAAGCAGGGCGGCAACGGCATCGTGGTCGGCAAGTTCCGCGGCAAGCTGGTGCGGCTGAGCGGGCAGCAGTTCGTCATCCTGGCCGCGCCGACCCGCTCGGGCAAGGGCGTCGGCGTGGTGATCCCGAACCTGCTCGAGTACCAGGAATCGGTGGTGGTGCTGGACATCAAGCAGGAAAACTTCGATCTCACCAGCGGCTGGCGCGCCAGCCAGGGGCAGGAGGTGTTCCTGTTCAACCCGTTCGCCGAAGACCGGCGCACGCACCGCTGGAATCCGCTCAGCTACGTCTCCGACGATCCCGCGTTCCGCGTTTCCGACCTGATGAGCATCGCCGCGATGCTGTATCCGGACGGCTCGGACGACCAGAAGTTCTGGGTCAGCCAGGCGCGCAACGCGTTCATGGCGTTCGCGCTGTACCTGTTCGAGAACTGGGACGACGAGCGCAACATCGGCTTCCCGGGCGGCCTGGGCACGCCGACGCTGGGGGCGATCTACCGCCTGTCCTCGGGCGACGGCAGCGACCTGAAGAAATACCTGAAGTCGCTGTCGGAACGGCGCTTCCTCAGCAGCAACGCCAAGTCGGCGTTCTCCAACATGCTGTCGCAGGCCGAGGAGACCTTCGCCTCGATCCTGGGCACGTTGAAGGAACCGCTCAACGCCTGGATCAATCCGGTACTCGATGCAGCCACCAGCGACAACGACTTCCTGCTGACCGACCTGCGCAAGAAGAAGATGACCATCTACATCGGCATCCAGCCCAACAAGCTGGCCGAAAGCCGCCTGATCATCAACCTGTTCTTCAGCCAGATCATCAACCTCAACACCAAGGAACTGCCCAAGAGCAACCCGGAGTTGAAGTACCAGTGCCTGCTGCTGATGGACGAGTTCACCGCGATCGGCAAGGTCGACATCATCGCCTCGGCGGTGTCATACATGGCCGGCTACAATGTGCGCCTTCTGCCGATCATCCAAAGCATGGCGCAGCTGGACGCGACCTACGGCAAGGACGTGTCGCGCACCATCATCACCAATCATGCACTGCAGATCCTCTACGCTCCGCGCGAGCAGCAGGATGCCAACGACTATTCGGAGATGCTCGGCTACACCACCTTCCGCAAGCAGAACGTCACCCGCGGCAAGGACGTGACCCGCAGCGTGTCGGAAGAGAGGAGGGCGCTGATGCTGCCGCAGGAACTGAAGGCGATGGGGAACGATCACGAGGTGTTCCTGTACGAGGGCATCCCGCATCCGGTGAAGTGCGACAAGATCAAGTACTACAAGGACCGGCACTTCACCGCAAGGTTGAAGCCGAAGGTCAATGTACCGACGCTTTCCTTATGA
- a CDS encoding GspH/FimT family pseudopilin, with the protein MNARTQGFTLMEILTAMAVAAVALCIGLPSLGQVLDRHRQRAASNEMLAQLALARSWAISRGQPVALCPSTNRQHCDRGGEWSGEWIIYADPDGNRQPDRGSDILTASAAPGSPSLRILSSSGRPQMRYLPDGRSAGNNLTFRLCSRQAIVAEVVVSTTGRARAVRLNDGPPCTP; encoded by the coding sequence ATGAACGCAAGGACGCAAGGCTTCACATTGATGGAGATACTGACCGCCATGGCGGTCGCCGCGGTCGCGTTGTGCATTGGCCTGCCCAGCCTGGGCCAGGTGCTGGACAGGCACCGGCAGCGTGCGGCCAGCAACGAGATGCTCGCGCAACTGGCGCTCGCACGGAGCTGGGCGATCTCCAGGGGACAACCTGTCGCCCTGTGTCCGTCCACCAACCGCCAACACTGCGATCGCGGCGGCGAGTGGAGCGGCGAATGGATCATCTACGCCGATCCAGACGGAAATCGGCAACCGGACCGCGGCAGCGACATCCTGACCGCGTCGGCAGCGCCCGGAAGCCCAAGCCTGCGCATACTGTCGTCCTCGGGACGCCCGCAGATGCGCTATCTCCCCGACGGAAGAAGTGCGGGCAACAATCTCACGTTCCGGCTCTGCAGCCGCCAGGCCATCGTGGCCGAGGTGGTGGTCAGCACCACCGGGCGGGCACGCGCAGTACGCCTGAATGACGGGCCGCCCTGCACGCCATGA